The following proteins come from a genomic window of Solwaraspora sp. WMMA2065:
- a CDS encoding NAD-dependent epimerase/dehydratase family protein — MVRSPTVVVTGTSRFIGARVAGRLAADPRVGRVVGLDTATPAPDFADLLRDVDQVRADAGAASGIIADLNASAVVHLAVVSGPDQQYGGRAAMKEQNVIGTMQLLAACQRASGLRKLVVRSSTAAYGASFRDPAVFTEETEPREVPRGGFARDILDIEAYVRGFRRRRPDVTATVLRFAPFIGSTAETSLTRYFAQPLVPTVFGRDPRLQFVHVDDALEVLHRAVVEDRPGTFNVAGPGVLTLSQAIRRAGRVAVPVLEPGLSGAAGVTRAFGVGRYGFDQIDLFVHGRVVDTSRLIREFGFEPRSTQAAFDDFLRAHPDGALLAGDRLAAAEQAILDGIRRVRAAHAGDQRELA; from the coding sequence ATGGTGAGGTCCCCGACCGTGGTGGTAACCGGGACGAGCCGATTCATCGGCGCCCGGGTCGCCGGTCGACTCGCCGCCGACCCCCGGGTCGGCCGGGTCGTCGGGCTGGACACTGCCACACCGGCGCCGGATTTCGCGGACCTGTTGCGCGACGTCGACCAGGTCCGCGCCGACGCTGGCGCGGCCAGCGGCATCATCGCGGACCTCAATGCGTCAGCCGTCGTGCACCTGGCCGTCGTCAGTGGACCGGACCAGCAGTACGGCGGCCGCGCCGCGATGAAGGAACAGAACGTCATCGGCACCATGCAGCTGCTCGCCGCCTGCCAGCGGGCCTCCGGTCTGCGCAAGCTGGTGGTGCGGTCGTCGACGGCGGCCTACGGTGCCTCGTTCCGCGATCCGGCGGTCTTCACGGAGGAGACTGAGCCCCGCGAGGTGCCGCGCGGCGGGTTCGCCCGCGACATTCTGGATATCGAGGCGTACGTGCGAGGCTTCCGCCGCCGCCGGCCCGACGTCACCGCCACGGTGCTGCGCTTCGCCCCGTTCATCGGCTCGACCGCCGAGACCAGTCTGACCCGCTACTTCGCCCAGCCGCTGGTGCCGACCGTCTTCGGCCGGGACCCCCGGCTGCAGTTCGTGCACGTCGACGACGCACTCGAGGTGCTGCACCGGGCGGTGGTGGAGGACCGGCCCGGCACGTTCAACGTCGCCGGGCCGGGCGTGCTCACCCTCTCCCAGGCGATCCGGCGGGCCGGCCGGGTCGCCGTACCGGTGCTGGAGCCGGGACTGTCCGGTGCCGCCGGCGTCACCCGGGCCTTCGGTGTCGGGCGCTACGGGTTCGACCAGATCGACCTGTTCGTCCACGGCCGGGTGGTCGACACCTCCCGGTTGATCCGCGAGTTCGGTTTCGAACCGCGGTCGACGCAGGCCGCCTTCGACGATTTCCTGCGCGCCCACCCGGACGGTGCGCTGCTCGCCGGCGACCGGCTGGCCGCCGCCGAGCAGGCGATCCTGGACGGCATCCGCCGGGTCCGCGCCGCCCACGCCGGCGATCAGCGGGAACTGGCATGA
- a CDS encoding lysophospholipid acyltransferase family protein, which translates to MTVPDRPGDVWDQRVAAGLAFLRRRLAGEYEVDEFGFDPDLTEGVFLPVLRALYREWFRTEVSGVEHLPVDGAGLVVGNHSGTVALDAAVLTAILHDEHPRHRHLRLLSADLVFRLPFLSELTRKFGGTVACNPDAERLLGGGELVGVFPEGFKGVGKPYSQRYKLQRFGRGGFVSAAIRTGSPIVPVAIVGAEETYPMLANIAPLARILGLPYFPVTPTFPWLGPLGLVPLPSKWLIEFCPPIPTTRFADHADDPLVVFNLADQVRETIQQALHRLLDRRPDPFGR; encoded by the coding sequence ATGACCGTGCCGGACCGACCCGGCGACGTCTGGGATCAGCGGGTGGCCGCCGGCCTGGCGTTTCTGCGCCGCCGGTTGGCCGGCGAGTACGAGGTGGACGAGTTCGGCTTCGATCCCGATCTCACCGAAGGCGTGTTCCTGCCGGTGCTGCGGGCGCTCTACCGCGAGTGGTTCCGCACCGAGGTGTCCGGGGTCGAACACCTGCCGGTGGACGGTGCCGGGCTCGTGGTCGGCAACCACTCCGGCACGGTCGCGCTGGACGCGGCCGTGCTCACCGCGATCCTGCACGACGAGCATCCGCGGCACCGGCACCTGCGGCTGCTCAGCGCCGACCTGGTCTTCCGGTTGCCGTTCCTGTCCGAACTGACCCGCAAGTTCGGCGGCACCGTGGCCTGCAACCCGGACGCCGAGCGGTTGCTCGGTGGCGGGGAACTGGTCGGGGTCTTCCCGGAGGGTTTCAAGGGAGTCGGTAAGCCGTACTCGCAGCGTTACAAACTGCAACGGTTCGGTCGGGGTGGGTTCGTCTCGGCGGCTATCCGTACCGGATCGCCGATCGTTCCGGTGGCGATCGTCGGCGCCGAGGAGACCTATCCGATGCTGGCGAACATCGCCCCGCTCGCCCGGATTCTCGGCCTGCCGTACTTCCCGGTGACGCCGACGTTCCCGTGGCTGGGGCCGCTCGGCCTGGTGCCGTTGCCGAGCAAGTGGCTGATCGAGTTCTGCCCGCCGATCCCGACCACCCGGTTCGCCGACCACGCCGATGACCCGCTGGTCGTGTTCAACCTGGCCGACCAGGTGCGGGAGACGATCCAGCAGGCCCTGCACCGGCTGTTGGACCGCCGGCCGGACCCGTTCGGCCGGTGA
- a CDS encoding HAD-IB family hydrolase, producing the protein MPRTRKVTISTDAAGHTTGWATTGLAATTPVAPDHQAAAFFDVDNTMLRGASIYWLARGLAARNYFTTADLAQFAWRQARFRLLAAEHAGDMSHAREAALAFVAGWRVSDVERLTEEIFDELMASRIWPGSRALAQLHLDAGQRVWLVSATPVEVGRVIAQRLGLTGALGTVAEVVNGAYTGRLAGELMHGPAKAEAVLQLAAVEGLDLARCSAYSDSANDLPMLTAVGHPVAVNPDTALRRQARDLGWQVRDFRTGRRAARIAVPSTVAAGFLVGAVTAGLAIRRRRATG; encoded by the coding sequence GTGCCCCGCACCCGCAAGGTGACCATCAGTACGGACGCTGCCGGTCACACCACGGGTTGGGCGACCACCGGGCTGGCAGCCACGACACCGGTGGCCCCTGACCACCAGGCAGCGGCGTTCTTCGACGTCGACAACACCATGCTGCGTGGTGCGTCGATCTACTGGCTGGCGCGTGGCCTGGCCGCCCGCAACTACTTCACCACCGCCGACCTCGCCCAGTTCGCCTGGCGGCAGGCGCGGTTCCGGCTGCTCGCCGCGGAACACGCCGGGGACATGTCGCATGCCCGGGAGGCGGCCCTGGCGTTCGTCGCCGGCTGGCGGGTCAGCGACGTGGAACGCCTCACCGAGGAGATCTTCGACGAGTTGATGGCGTCGCGGATCTGGCCCGGCAGCCGGGCCCTGGCGCAGCTGCACCTCGACGCCGGACAACGGGTGTGGCTGGTCAGCGCGACTCCGGTCGAGGTCGGCCGGGTGATCGCCCAGCGTCTCGGGTTGACCGGTGCGCTCGGTACGGTCGCCGAGGTCGTCAACGGTGCGTACACCGGTCGGCTGGCCGGCGAACTGATGCACGGCCCGGCGAAGGCCGAGGCGGTCCTGCAGCTCGCCGCAGTCGAAGGGCTCGACCTCGCCCGCTGCAGCGCGTACAGCGACTCCGCCAACGACCTGCCGATGCTCACCGCCGTCGGACACCCGGTCGCGGTCAACCCGGACACCGCACTGCGCCGCCAGGCACGGGACCTGGGCTGGCAGGTCCGGGACTTCCGGACCGGTCGCAGGGCGGCGCGGATCGCGGTACCGTCGACGGTCGCCGCCGGTTTCCTGGTCGGCGCGGTGACGGCCGGCCTGGCCATCCGTCGCCGCCGGGCAACCGGCTGA
- a CDS encoding helix-turn-helix domain-containing protein translates to MAGSPQSEDRLSEVKFLTVAEVARVMRVSKMTVYRLVHSGELSAVRVGRSFRVPEHAVHEYLRGAFRETA, encoded by the coding sequence ATGGCAGGATCACCACAGTCCGAGGACAGGCTGTCGGAGGTCAAGTTCCTGACCGTCGCCGAGGTGGCGAGGGTGATGCGGGTGTCCAAGATGACCGTCTATCGACTCGTGCACTCCGGTGAACTCTCCGCGGTACGGGTCGGCCGGTCGTTCCGGGTGCCGGAACACGCGGTGCACGAGTACCTGCGAGGGGCTTTCCGGGAAACCGCCTAG
- a CDS encoding AURKAIP1/COX24 domain-containing protein has translation MGSVVKKRRKRMAKKKHRKLLRKTRVQRRRLGK, from the coding sequence ATGGGCTCGGTGGTCAAGAAGCGCCGCAAGCGTATGGCCAAGAAGAAGCACCGCAAGCTGCTGCGCAAGACCCGCGTCCAGCGTCGACGTCTCGGCAAGTGA